The Rhinoderma darwinii isolate aRhiDar2 chromosome 11, aRhiDar2.hap1, whole genome shotgun sequence genome window below encodes:
- the LOC142663941 gene encoding pulmonary surfactant-associated protein A-like yields the protein MLCHGSLLLTVVVGLVSCLPQSFSWAKLPSIADVPKPKLPMIDAEIPNVTGGILDNNWLTGLLRLLGLIKTPIINAKDSLPLFGENDVMGYKPGFPNPGSPDMAASPFQLQDLNRRISRLEAVLKLEGGIQMVGDKMMASNGKEVDFATSKSTCSDVGGQIVTPMNEAENTAVLEFVKKYNRYAYLGMREGPAPGIFNYLNGVPAVYTHWGKGEPSGKGKEGCVEMYTDGRWNDKACNQKRLTVCEL from the exons ATGTTGTGTCACGGATCTCTGCTGCTCACAGTGGTGGTCGGTCTAGTGTCTTGCCTTCCTCAGTCCTTTAGTTGGGCAAAACTTCCATCAATCGCAGATGTTCCGAAACCTAAACTTCCCATGATAGATGCGGAGATACCAAATGTAACAGGAGGGATACTGGATAATAACTGGCTGACAG GATTGCTTCGACTTCTTGGACTTATAAAAACACCCATTATTAATGCAAAAGACAGCCTTCCTTTATTTGGTGAAAATGATGTAATGGGATACAAGCCGGGCTTTCCAAATCCAG GTTCACCTGATATGGCTGCATCGCCTTTTCAACTGCAAGACCTAAATCGTCGAATAAGCAGGCTGGAAGCAG TTCTCAAACTTGAAGGAGGAATCCAAATGGTAGGAGACAAAATGATGGCCAGCAATGGAAAAGAAGTAGACTTTGCAACATCCAAGTCCACATGTAGTGACGTTGGTGGACAGATTGTTACTCCGATGAATGAAGCGGAGAACACCGCTGTCTTAGAATTTGTGAAGAAATATAACAGATATGCATACCTGGGAATGAGAGAGGGACCAGCACCTGGCATCTTCAACTACTTGAATGGAGTCCCTGCAGTTTACACACATTGGGGAAAAGGTGAACCCAGTGGAAAAGGAAAAGAGGGCTGCGTTGAAATGTACACAGATGGGCGGTGGAATGATAAAGCTTGTAACCAAAAACGTCTTACTGTCTGTGAATTATAA